The Delphinus delphis chromosome 11, mDelDel1.2, whole genome shotgun sequence DNA segment AGGGAGCAGCAAGAGAGTAGTGAGGAAGGTCTGATCActgttctccctccctcccctctgtcacAGGCATTTTGATTTGACTCCTGAGATCCTGAGAATCGGATGTGAGTGGCTTGGAGAGATCCCTGCCCTGTGCCTGGTTGGCACGGAGACCAGAGACTCAGAAAGTCAAATAACCCCATTTGCTAAGTACTCAGAGCAAGTCTGCTCTCGTTTCAGACCAGAAAGAACCAGAGCCCACTAGGCTTCCCCCTATTACCTCAGAAGATGGGAATCATTCCGTGCACCAGAATAGCCACAAAAGGTACCAGGAAGCTGTACGGAAGGTGTTGTTAAAGACATGTAAGTATCTGGGATTTGTCACCTGCTAGGGGCAGAAAAGATGTGTCTGAGTTCGTAAAGAATGGCTGGGATGTGGTGGGGCATTGTTATAGAGCAGGGGATGGGGGCAAAAAGAGCCAAGAAGAGactgagaagaagaaggagaaagtagACTTGAATGGTGGggtaagaaagataaaataaaaactgaatcaGACTTGGAAGCAGAAGATCCAGGTGTGAGTACTATTTCTGTCTCTTTTAAGCGTCTCACCTTGGGCAATCACTTATCCTTTTGTAACCTGCTTCCtcgtttatttaaaaaaacaaaacaaaaaaccagaaaatgcCTACTCTACCAATCTTacagaattgttgtgaggatcaaagcTTTGGAATTTGAACTGAGTTTAAACTCCAAAcaagccgtgtgaccttggggaaattcCTTCAaccacttaatctctctggatCATCTGAAAATCGGAATTATACTGCCGCATTTTTTGTGAAAGTTAGAGAAAAAAAGCACCTAGGACAACCTACTGAAACATGCAAATACTGAGGAATCTCCAGGGAATTCTACTATGTAAAGAAAGCCAATCCCAAAAAAGATCCCATACTGTATGATGCCATTTAAAGaacattcttaaaatgacaaaattatagaactgAAGAGCACATTATTGATTACCAAGGAGTGGACGGAGGAGGAtgtggttataaaagggcaacTCCAGGATTCTGTGGTGGTAGAACCGTTCTGCATCAATATGTTAATACCCTGGTTGTAATAAAGTGCTATAATTTTACAAGATGTTACCtcggtgggggctgggaggacaTGGCTAAAGGGTACACAAGATCTCTGTCTTTCACTTCTTACAACTGTATGTGAATCTATcattatctcaaaattaaagtttaatttaaaaaaacaaatactttcaGAAACTAAAAAAGATACGCATGAAGAGGAATATCTGTTATTTCTACgagcaaaactttttaaaagctttttatcgATTAATAGGaaaacaactaagtgaaaaaTATAACATCTACTCAATAGCATattagggatttaaaaaataataatgattataaagacCATACAGCTAGAATATTAGgctataattttttgttttaaaaatatacaaattttatgggcttccctggtggtgcagtggttgagagtccgcctgccgatgcaggggacacaggttcgtgccccggtccgggaagattccacatgccgcggagcggctgggcccgtgagccatggccactgagcctgcgcgtccggaacctgtgctccacaacgggagaggccaaacagtgagaggcccacgtacagcaaaaaagaataaaaaatatatatatatatataatttttatacactGGTATagatttattcaaataaataaaaagtgaaaatccaaaaaaaaagaaaatctaggtaAGTCTggtattatttcaaaattttaaaaacacttaataCCTAATACAACATTTAGAACATAACAGGTGCTTGATAAATGATATCTATTAGTAATATCCAAACATGAGGTAGTATCACTGCTAAATTTCAGAGAATTACCTGAAATgagcaaagagggaaaaaaaaagaaccagtagACTCACCTTGCACATTTTCCAAGTGTGTTGggtggttagaactctgtgctctcactgccgagggcccgggttcaatccctggtcggggaactaagatcccacaagccgtgtagcacggtcaaagaaagaaagaaaacaaaccaagtgGGTTGACCACTTGTTTTTCCACCACCTTAGCACTTGGGGAAAGCTCTCTTGGAGATGGGCTTatagcagaagcaggaagaaccaAGACTGATTCCACTGACCATGAAGGAAGGGTGCGAGATGCTGGAGAGATGCTGGAATACAGAAGTGGAACTCAGTGTGGTGACCACATTTCCAGGACTTCTCAGCACCTGGTCAGGCCCAGTTGCTAGGCTGGGCTTGTGATGCCCTGAGGCGCAAAAGGGAGCAGACAACTCTAAGAAATTGGATAACCTGCCCTTCCCCCAACCATTCAGTCCCCAATCAGGTCTTCAGAGTCCCCCTGACTGATGCTCAGAACTTCAGCTTCTGGCGGTCCCACAATCCAGGAGTGCGCCCAGAGGACACCATGCCATGGATCCGGAGCCCCCGCCACTGCCTCATCAGAAGCCCAATGACCAGGTTAGGCTggaagggtgagggtggggagatcAAGGGAAGTATTACTCCTTCCCCTCACTGAAATCCTTGGGAGACTCTTGCATTTCTAGTCAGAGTTGGGAAATGGAATAGGAAGTTTTGGTCTTACCAGGGACAACTGGCCCCAGAATCTGGGCAGTGCTGGCATTCAAAGGAACTAAAGATTGGTCTGTGTCTTTGCGTTTTGCCTTACGGATATGACTTCTGAATAGACACAAGGATCTACAGCACTCCTGTGGGAGGCCCGGGGTGTTTCAGCTCCCTTCATTGCCACCTCGCACCCCTCTAACCACCATCCATTGGCAGTAGCCCCACTTCTTCATCACCACCTCTGCCCATTCTAGGTTTGagcacccccgcccccatccagCCTAACCTGGCTGAATCTGAGACCCTACCTCTCTTTTCCAGGTTTATAGATCACTCTATTCTCAATGACAGAAACTTCAGTCTATATTGAGCAGGATGTGTTTGCAGAAGGACAAGATAAACTCTGGATGGAGGgcaaagagggaaagagggaggtgtGCTGGTTCCAATGGCTGCCTAATGGGAGGAGGGGATTGAGAACACGGAATAAACAGATTGGACTAGAAGTCACTCGTGTGCACTGCAAGTGAGGGGGAGGGAAATTATTCCAATACCCAAATTCCTGGGAGATCAGGATTGTGAGAGATTCCTGAAGGAGCCAGAACTTGGTGTTTGGCTTGGGAGGGGCCAGGGCACTGGAAAGACCACCACAGGGGTTCCTGAGCTCATGCATGGCAGGGGTCGGAGTGACAAATCTCGGAAGACACCCTGCCCCTCGTGATGCTGACAGGTCTTGGAGTAGTCATGCTCTGTGAAGACGCTGCTGTTTCACCTTGGCAAGAAGAAAACCAGAGGAAGCCCTCTGACCACAGACGAGAGAGGTCCACAGAGCCCCCAGACTGGGGCCTGCCTCCTACgccaggctctgccacttctgACCCAACCCACAGCCCAGAACAGCTGCAGAGAACAGGGAATTTTACAAAGAGTTTgacttttattgatatttaaatatattaaatatttcactGAAATACATGGTATACACACCCTCCCCCCCTACAAACACACACTGGTTACATTATAAAACCAAAGTCCATGGGCCTCCCATCCACtgactcccccaccccaactggCGAGGAAGGGGGCAACGTCAGCCCGGGGGAAGCACACGGCTGGCACTGCGGTACAGGGAGCCAGGGTGTGGACAGGTCCCTCCCACCTGGCAAGAAGCAGAGACAAGTCACCCAAGACTGCAGTCTTCCCACTCTGGTCTCCTTACAgcctcatccccaccccaggACCCCACGCAGAACCTTCCTGTCCAGGGATGTGGCTGAGGGAAGGGGAGTTGACTTTCTGCCTGGACCAACTAGtcttttccccttctcctgcctTGGCTAATGAAGTGACCGATGGCCCATTTGGGTGATGCATGAAGATCCCCCAAAGCAGGCAGTACGAGCCAGAAACCAGGCTTCTGCGAGGAGCTAGAGTCAGAAAGGACACGAGAAAGGGCAAGACCTGCCCCTTCCAACCCCAAACCCAGCAACTCTGGGaccctctctcctctgcctctctaACGCCTCAAAGACAAAGCGATCTTCAAGCAAAATCCTGGCTAATGCCTCTGGCTTAAATAGGTACAGACAGAGAAACCAAGGCACCAACTAATTCAGTCCAGAGGCAAGGAGGTTGCAGGGAAGTGGGTAAAAGGCAGGCAGGGACAGGAAGGGAATCTAGGGTCCAGCCCTACTAACCCTCCTGCCAGCTTTTGCAGGCTTCGTGTGGACTGGGGAGCCCGGAGTACGCTAGGCTCAAGCTGAAGGCTGGGGAAGGCTGAGGTCCAGGTTCCCCTCCCTTAGCCCTTAGTACCAGAATCTGGGTCCTCAGAGGGATCCCATGCTACCCCAGCCCCAAAGCATACCACATCCCAGGACACCAGCTGGGGAGCCCAGGAAACTCCTGAGCCTCTGCCCACCAAAGCCCAGACAGTTCAAGTGCAAGGAGCACTGTGGGCCTCAAGCAGGCGCTTGGGTCCCTGCCCCAGGCAGGGAGACAGTCGTGCTGCACACGTGGCCCCCAAACGGCACTTAGGGATTTGGCACAAAAAGGACTCCTCTCCCCAGGGCCACCCTCTTGCTACCACACCCCATCCCACTCCTGTGCAACAGGGGCATCTCTCTCCATCCCTTGAAATCAGAAATCCTGCCTTATTCCCAGAAGACAGAGGCCCACAGGAAGAGGCAACCCAGGGTGGAGAGCCAAGGAGCAGGaccacagagacacacagaccgggaaaacagacacacacagaccacCACGCACGCACGCTTACACAGACACGCACACCACCACGCACCCACGgttacacacacacgcagaccACCACGCACGCACGgttacacacacacgcagaccACCACGCACGCACGgttacacacacacgcagaccACCGCGCACGCACGgttacacacacacgcagaccACCGCGCACGCACGGTTACACACACGTGCAGACCACCGCGCACGCACGgttacacacacacgcagaccACCGCGCACGCACGGTTACACACACGTGCAGACCACCGCGCACGCACGGTTACACACACGTGCAGACCACCGCGCACGCacggttacacacacacacgcaggcccTCCCCAGTGCCAGAGGCGTGGGAGGACAGGTTTGGGATCAGGGCCTCCTTCCTCCATGCCCTGGCCCTTTCCTATTTGGCAACAGAAGGGGTAGAGATGCTCCGTGCCCCCTTGCAGCAGACAGCAAGAGAGCACTGGGGCAGAGTGGCCTGATCCTGACCTTCGGATCGGTCTGGCACCACCCCCGTCCCTGGCCGGCCTGCGCTCTCTGGCACCTGCAGGCGAACATCCAGCTCCTGATCTTCTGACATCCCCACGCACACGCTTGCTGTCCGGCTGGGCATTTTCACAGTACCAGTGAGACCAGATGCCCCTTTCCCTGGAGCTGTGCAGGAAACGGGGCTAATCTGAGCTGGCAGAAGTCCCTTTGTTCCCCTTTGGGGACAGATCATGGGACTAGGATTTGGCAAATGGAAACATTCCCCTGAAATTTGGACAGAGCTGGGTCCCCAGAACATCTCCCTCCCGTGCCCTGTGTCTGTGAGGGAGACCTGGCTGGGGTAGGGAGTGCCCAGGACCCATGCTGGGGATGCAGGCATAGCAAAGGAAGGCAAGGATGGAATAGGCACTCTTCAAGCCTGCCCCAGTCTTTATAAAAATGTTcccaggaaaaagagggaaaggaagggccCAGCCCTGAGCCAAGTGCCCAGACAGACAGGGAAAGGGCGGGCGTGGCAAGCTTCCATTTCAATCTCTGAGGCAGGAGACGTCCCCCTGCCTCTgccgctgccccctcccctgctcccaaaagctggggaaaaggagagaaaacagccCTACCCCAGTTAAGAAAGAAAGCCACTTGCATAATCCTCTTGGTATCCCCTCATTCACCAGCCTGAGGGCAGACGAGCGCGGTCCAAGTACAGCCTGCTGGGGTGTTCCCTCTTGAGGTCAGCAGGGTCTGCAGGCTCAGCCTCCCCCAGCGAGCACAGAGTCCACTCAAATGCCCACCTTGGTCCTTTCAGCCGAATTTGTAGCTGGGCCCTGCTAACTGCTGGGGCCCCCATTGAGGAAGTAGGTGGTCATCTCCCCCTTGCCCTTCACCTTGACCACCCCTCGACACTCCAGCTGGTAGCCCTTGGCCGCTAGAACCTGGTACAGGTCCGTGGTcacctgggggggtggggggggaggggaacctGCTTAGCCCAGGATCCTTCCTGCTACATTTGCAGGAGTCCAGGGGTGTTCTGCTCatgccagctcccctcccccaaccccgacTCCACCAACTAGAGAACAGCGCCACCCTTCCCCTGTCCTAGCTGACTGCAGAGAGGGCCCTGCAGAAGCCCTCTGGACCATacccctcccagcctctgctcaCATCCCCCTCACCTGGATTCGGTCGGGGACCCCCGTGCTGTCCATGCGGCTAGAGACGTTCACTGTGTTCCCCCAGATGTCATACTGCGGCTTCCGAGCCCCAATGACGCCTGCCACAACTGGGCCCATGTTCAGCCCTGGGGTAGGTGGGGACAGCAGTAAGAAATCGAGAGCAGTGGCTATTCCGCAGTCGGCCCAGGGAGGCACCCCCCTCCTGGCACCTTCAGAAGGACCCagggaagaaactggaaaagggaCAAGCCTCCTAGTCATAAAGAATGGAAGATGCGGGCATATCAGCTGAGGAGCTCCCCTGAGTCAAGGCGGCTATGCTAGCGCAGCAGCTAGTCTACCAATGCGCGCTCTGTGCCAACCACTCTGTAAGCGTTTTACACTATCTCATCCTCTCAACGGCCCCAAAAGGTAGGTACCATCATTCCCACCTTACAGAAAAGATACCTGAAGTTTAGAGAAGTTAGACAACTTGCTAAATAAGCCAGTTAAGTGGAACAGCCAGAATTCAAAGcagacagtctgactccagaacccatgCTATTAACCATTCCCATCCACCAGTTCATCTGAGAGGAAGCGCCTCTTATCAGACTGGCCACAGAAAAGGACACGGGTACTGGAGCGTAGCTAAACCCGGTCTTGAATCCCAGTTCAGCCATTtactagttgtatgaccttggcTGAGTTATTTACTCTCTCTGAGAGTCcatctctttatctgtaaaagggaATAATAACGTGAGGATTtacatgtgtttaaaaaaaaaaaaaaaaaagcctgggacagtgcttagcacagagcaGGCCTTCAATAAATGATCTCTGTTCTTACTATCGGACAATATAGGAggtgggagaaaaggaaagcccCACAGGACTCCCGACGGGGAATATGAGACGCCATCCCCAGCCTGCTGCCTCAGCTTCACCCAGAAACGGCCCTGGGAGAACCTGCCGTCACCCGGGCCCTCTCACCGATCTTCATCTGGAAATTGTTGAAGGAGTGCTCATTGATGTGCTTCATCTGCTCCATGAGCCGCATGGCGTAGTCGGCAAGGGCAGTGATGTGGGAGCGGCCCACCTGATCATAGGTGCTGGCATTCAGCCCAGAGGCAGCCATGTAGGTGCTACCAATCGTCTTGATCTTCTCCAGCTGCCGGAACCGCTCCTCGCTGATGATCTGGACAGCACAGGGGGACCTGGCTGTCAAGGCAGGCAGGCCAAACCCAGCCCTGCCTCAAGCCTCAATCCTTGCCATGCCCTGGCCCCCTTCTCCACTTCCCTGGCTCAACACTCCCCTCCTTTGGGTAAGTGAGCCCCGCTTCCAGCCGCTGCTCTCAGTGCAGGACTAAGGAGCCGGGAAAACGGCCTCCCTCACCGGGCAGCCGTCAAAACCCAAGCCAGGACTGGAGCGCACAGCTCCAGGTCAACTTCGACAGCTTGCTGCAGAACCCAGAACCACAGGAGGGCTATCAGGCATCAGTGATTCCAACCCTCAcctttggggaaac contains these protein-coding regions:
- the SPMIP11 gene encoding sperm microtubule inner protein 11, producing the protein MAFFNLYLLGYQNAFRNKKRDTTEETYQKEPEPTRLPPITSEDGNHSVHQNSHKRYQEAVRKVLLKTFPNQVFRVPLTDAQNFSFWRSHNPGVRPEDTMPWIRSPRHCLIRSPMTRFIDHSILNDRNFSLY